One Stratiformator vulcanicus genomic window, CCGCGTCGGCGACATCGTGACTGTCGAAGGGGTGACCGGAATCGTTACTCGAATCCGAATCCGCGCTACAACAATCGTGAACTGGGATCGTCAGGAGTTCATTGTCCCGAACAAGGAATTCATCACCGGTCGACTGCTCAACTGGACCCTCAACGACACGACGAACCGCATCCTGATCAATGTCGGCATCGCCTACGGCAGCGACACCGAATTGGCACGCTCAATTCTAAAACAAACCTGCGCAGAGCATCCCGACGTCCTCGAAGATCCGAAGCCGCTCGTCACGATGGAGGGGTTCGGCGCCAGCTCTCTCGATTTCGTCGTTCGGGCGTATCTCGCCAATATGGACAATCGACTCGAGACGATTCATCAGATGCACGTCAACATCGACATGGCTTTCCGCAAAGCCGGTATCGAGATCGCCTTCCCGCAGCAGGACATCCACCTCAGAGACGTGCCGTCGGATTGGCTTGGCGGTCCACGAGCAAACGGCTCGTCGGAAACCAAGATGAACGTCGCAGACTCAAATAGTGGTAATTCAAACGGCAGCGAAACGGATCGCGATCCCAAAATTTCACAATCAGTGTGACGCAGCCACAGCCCGCGGCGGCGGAGCACATTCGGAGTCGCGTCGGATCGGAACATGCGGCGGTGCCTGGATCGCCAATTTAACACGGTTCGAACCGGTCCGCTCGACCCGAATGACAATCGAATCGCCGATGACCAACTCTTCGCCCGATTTTCTGGAAATGACAAGCATCGTTTACGTCCCTGTTTCGAAGCCTGGTCTGATAAGAGATGAAAAGACAGGAGCGCTCGACCCGAAATGCTGCCTAGCTGCCTCTATTGGATCAAAAGCGTGCTGGCGGGCTGACTGATTGGCAAATCATGGACCGCAACGGAAACGCGTCCATAAGTCCTTGAGCGCAATAGGGTTCCAGCCGCATCGCCAAAAAACGTTCACCGCGGCTGTGTTGAGGATCGCCACAACTTCCGCAGCAAATTGCTACATCTGGGAGCGAAAGCGGAGAATTCTATCCCCGTCGCGAACTCGGTAAGTCGAACGCTTGTCGAATTGCGGACGGGCGTGATATTCTCGCCGTCCTGTCGATGACCTCATGGTGGCATTAGCTCAGTTGGTTAGAGCGCCGGATTGTGATTCCGGAGGTCGCCGGTTCAAATCCGGTATGCCACCCTTTGCTCTACTCGTTTGCGTCGCAGTTCTTTAAGGCGTATCGCAGCGAGCCAACGATCGGCGGGCCATAGGGTCGTGAACCACGCCCCGTTTTGCCTTTGCCGCGATATTCTTCGAGGAGCGCGGGGAAGTCGTCCGGTAGCGGACAGACTGCCTCGCCCGCGAGCATCACCTGCCGGGCCGCAAGCAGCGCGATCAACGGGCTCTTGCTTCGAACCCCTTCGAACAGGACTCCCTTTGCCGCCGCGTGACCGGGCGCGATCTGCAGAAGGGCCTGCGCGGACATGATCGCGACCGAGTCCGAATCGTCGTCGAGTCGAGCCGCTAAATAGGTCTTCAACGCCTCAGCCATCTTGGGATCGGCCACCATCGCCATGGCCGACCAATAGCGAGTGCCACTGTCCAATGAGCGAAGCCAGTACCGCAATCGCCCGACCGAAACATCGCGATCACCGACGCGCTCAGCCGCGTCGAGAATTAATTCCAGCTCATAACGCGGTCGCGATACTCGATTGACCACCCGCGCCACTTCATAGCGCGTCTCTCCGGGCTGCAGGCGTCGCTCCCACTCTGCCTCAGTGAGAAATCCGGTGTCGCGGGTCTCGAGGATGTGCTCACGGTTCCGCTTCCGCATCGATTTGAGAATCGATGCGAACTCCGCTTTCGAAGCGAGATTCTCAATCTCATGCGGGTCCGTGTGCAGATCATACAACTCTTCGAGCGGCTTCTCGTCAGCCATCAGCAAAGCTGAATCCGCGGGCATCCGCCCCGCATCCTCGGCGCGATACAGTTCCAGAAAGCTGCGTTTTTCCTCGCCGTAAATCCACCCGGGCTGAATATACGGCAGGTGCGGCATGTAGTTCCGAACATAGAAGTAGCGGCCGTCAAAGACCGACCGTGACAACTCCTGCATGTCATCTGCCCGGCTGCGGGCGCCGTAGATAAGCTTGCGAGGGGAAGCGACATCAGGTCCGAGAAATTGCTGCCCCTGCATGTAGTCGGGTACAGGTTCGCCCATTAACGAAAGCGTCGTCGGAGCGAGGTCTACGAAACTGACGAGCCGCTCTTCCCGCGATCCCGGGCCAGATGTCGCCATCTCCCGATACGCCTCCGGCACCCGCACGATGAAGGGCACGTGCAACCCGCTCCAATTGAGCCAGCGCTTATGCCGCGGCAGACCGAAGCCGTGATCACTGAAGAAAACGACAATCGTCTCTTCCGCCAAACCGTCCTTTTCGAGGGCCGTCAGGATCTCGCCGACTTGTCCGTCGAGCACCGTCGCCAGATCGTGATAGCCCGCCCAGATCGACCGCATCTCCGGCGTGTCGGGAAAATACGGCGGCACTTGCGCTTCGGCGGGATCGTGGAAAGACTTCTCCGGCAGCGACGCCGTCAATTGATCGTACTTCGCCTGCTTGTTGGCCGGCCCTTCGTGCGTGGTACCTAAAACGAACGTGCAAAAGAACGGCTGCCCCTCCTTCCGCTTCCGCCAGGGAGCATAATCCTGCGTATTCCAATAGCTGAAGGCATTGTCTTGCGAGGTATTCCAACCGGTCTTGCCCCAGTTGCTGGTGAAGTAGCCCTTTTGCATCAGCATGCGCGGCAGCGGCTCGATCGGCTGCGGAAGTTCCACGTGCGAATGCAGGTGCTGCGTCCCCAGCGACGACGCGTAAACACCGGTCACGAAGGTCGACCGGGCTGGCCCGCAGATCGGAGCCCACGACGACGCGTTCTCATAGACGATTCCCTCAGCGGCGAGCCGATCGATGTTGGGAGTCGTCGCATACTCGCTACCGTAACACCCGATCGCCGCCGGACTGAGATCCTCGCAGTTGATCCACAGGACATTGGGAGCCGCCGAGGCGAGCGAAGCACCGAAAAAGCAGCTCACAACGGCAACGCCGCCGTATGCAGCACGCAAAATATGACCAGCAACAGACATCGGAACCCTCGAACAAGCTGAACACGAGAAAGCAGCGAGACCGCCGCCGGTTCCAATGTCGACGGGATCACGCCCCATCGCAAGTGACCCAGTGGCTAGCGCAAAAACAAACCCGCGCTGGAAACGCGGGTGCAGTGCAGCGATGTTGTTTCGAATGCCCAGGAGAGGACTCGAACCTCCACGTCCGTTTAAGGACACTAGGACCTGAACCTGAAATCAAACATTGTGCTCACATTTAATTCTTGCTCTAATCCCATTGTTAGAAAAGACTTTTTGAATTCGAAGTCTCATCCAGGCTACGGCGATATTGCTCTGAAATCGCCAATTCTGTCCGCGATTTGTCCGCGGTGATCCACTATGATCGTCTCGCTGTAGAGAGTCGTTGCTAACCCGCCGCTCTGCTGGGTTCCGTTACACTTGCTCGAGTTCCCGGTCGATAGCTTCCCATGGCGGACTCTTTCAGGATTGGTTTGTCTAGTTCGGCTTCGGCTGACAACCACTTCAGGCGTGCAATCGTACGTCTTAGGGGCTTCAGACGCTTGGCTTGAACGCTACGGTCCCGCGAAATCGCGGACACTCCGCGAGCAGGGCGAAACTGCTCTTCTGCGAAAAGTATCAGGCCTGATCGGTGATTCCGATCTTATTGCAGACCTGTCCGACGGTACTCACCTGCGAGAGCAGCACCTCAGCCGTTCGCAGATGCCGCTCTGTGCTTAAGGCTCAGCCCACGCCTTGCTTTCTCATGAACGCAGGGCGTTTTCACGATACAGCTTTCTGCTTATCCTTCAGATCATCAACAATCGCGCGAAGTTCTCGCAAATCGTCTAATGCATCGTCTGGACTTGGCACTCCGAAACCACGCAAAGAGGACCGATCGTGCGCTGATGTAATGTCACAGCACCGCTGAAAAAGCTTCTGCAAACGCTCACAATGGTCAGTGGTTATCGCCGTGACCTTCTTGAGATATTTGAGGCTGATGTAGTCCTGATGCCGCATCACGATCCCGAGAAACAGCTTTTCTTCGACGGCTCGCTCAACCGTGGCTCGCAGTTCATTGTATACCGCACCAATCGACCGCTCGTACTCATCATCGTTGTGAGCATCGAAATCACTGCGAGTTGCTCGTGCACGCTTTTCCAACTCATCAATCCTGGGCAGTGTCTTCTGAGCAATCCATGGCAAACCGTCATTGACAAAGCCACAGCTATCCCGATTTGACTGAACACGCCGCAACTCGATCGGGACATCGTTTTGTTCCGCTCCGCTCGCCAAATCATGGAGAAACACGATGTCGTGAGTAAACACGATAACTTGCCGATCCGCAGCTTCCTCGACTAGGCGTTGTGCGAAACACCCCCGCCAATGATGATCCAGAGAGGTGACGGGGTCATCGAAAATGACCGTCGACTTGCATGGCTCTGTGGCCAGTTCAGACAAAAATCCAGCCAAGGCGATGCATCGGTGCTCACCCTCCGAGACGATAGTTCCAATGTCGGCCTTACTGGCTCCTACAAGCTGAACGCGATAATAGGACGATCCGAATTCGCCAGCCGTAGGAACCAACTCGACATTCAGGCGACGAACGCCCTGCTGCATCTTCTTGATCTCCGTCGCAAACGCGTCGCGTAGCTGATCGGTCACATACGCCTTGGCCAACTCTTTACTCTTGATCGTGGTGCGATTCGTGCGGGTCTCTTTCAAAGCTTTCTTGAGCTTGTCAATCTGCGCCAATCGGTCCAGATGCTCTTTGACGTCACCGAGTACGGTCGCGAGCCACTCACGTGCCTTCAACTCCGCGAGTTCGGTTTCAAGACGTTGACGTTCCTCCTGGTCTGCCGATTTCTCAACATCGACCGCTTTTGCATTGGTTGATGACACGAGCGTTGAGAGCTTTGTGTCGATGTTCTCAAGTGTGCCCGGAAGGGGAAAGTCCCATTGCCCCGATTGGTATCCCTGCTTGATCGCACGAAGCCTTCGGATCAGGGTGGCAAGTTGCCCTCGAACTGACGGGAGCAGTTGTTTGTCACCCGATTCCACATCCTTTAATTGCTCCCGCAACGCGTCCCCGAGCAAACCGAGACCTTCGACCTTCCCGACGGCATTTCGGAGGGCTTCCTTCGCCTTTGCCGCCTGTTGGGCACTGTCATCGCGGACGAATTGCTCGAAGCGATTCAGGCGATCTTTTGCATCCTCTCCAAGTGGCTGCTGGCACAATACGCAAACTGCATCGTCCCCGTCGGTCACCGGAAAGTCGCGATCCGGGTATGATACTTCTGAGTATTTGCGGGCCGCTTCCCAAAGCTGACGCCAAACCTGCTCCCCAATGTTCTGCAGCGGATCATCCGCGAAGTTAGTTTTAGCGGCCACCTGTGCCGCTTTCATCTTCGTTGCCGAATCTTCCGCAAGGGCCTTGGTTGCCTCAATTGCTTCATCTGATAGGGCGCTGGAGGCTTTCAGTAGTGTCGAACGAAGGGCGTCGATGCGTCCGGCCCGGGTTCTCAACTCCTTGGCCAGCTTTAGTGGATCAGACGCGAGCTGGGCGGGAATTTCCTTGAGCCGCTGCAATTCCGCATCAGTTAGCGACGCTAGGCGATCAAGTTCATCGACGGATGTCGAAGACTTTAATCCGCGCAGTGTGACCGCAACCTTCGTGGAGCCGGTCGCATACGTCGACTTCAGGAACTGCGGACTATCAAATTCAAGGCGCTTTCTCTCTGAGTCAAGTTTCTGCTGAACCGCTTTGCACGCAGATGCCAGTGACGGAAGGACATCGAGGCCGAACGGAGTGAACGCAATGTCATTCTTCCCGCGAACATGGACGGAGGCGCAATCAGAATCGAAAAAGCTGATTGATCCCAACGATCAATAGCACGCTGTCCATCGATCCATTGCTCCGGTGGCTGTTCGACATCGTCAACGGCGTAGGTAATCACTGCGCTCGCCGGGCCGTTGGAAGAATCCTGCAGTACGTTTGGCAGGATCGCGTCGCCCTTGTTTCGGGCTCTGCAAGCCCGTCGAAGTACTCGCCCATAGCCGCTCTTTCCCGAGCCATTGTAGCCGAAAACGACGGTCAGGCCGGTGCCCGCAAACGGCAGCGACTGCTTGGAGTCGATCGCGTTAACGTTTTCCGCCTCGGATACGGAACGCAGCGTCACCGTGGTGGAGGTATCGGCTCCGCTCGGAAGATGTGGGCAACCAGTGGACGCAGTTCCGGCCCATTCTCTTCGGCTAGGCCGTTGGACGCTCGGCAGGCTGTCGTCAATTCCTCGATATCGGCATCGCATAGCGTTCCGTTCTCAATAATTCGCCGAAGCGCGTCGCGTTGCCACCCCGGCAGGTCATTTGACCAGTCGAGAATCGCACGATGAATGCCGCTGCCGAGTGTGACATCCTGTTTCATATCGATCGTTTCAACGAATGCAGTCTACCCCTGCGCGGAAAGGACACCAGCAAAGGCCCTCGGTTCGCAATGATACAGCGCCGACGGGCAGATTGTAACCTCTCGGCAGGCTTGGTAACGTCTTGGCATGGCTGGAACAAAAATCCTACGCAACTTCGAGGCGTGCATAATGCCAGCGACAAACGAATTCCTTTTAGTAAAGCAAGCAGCAGAACTGCTCGGTGTATCCGCGAACACGGTACGAGCGTGGGCTTCAACGGGGAAGCTTCAGGAATATCGTCACCCTGTTAACAACTATCGGTTGTTCAAACGCAGTGAGGTCGAACGGCTCTCATTAAACATCGAGAACCCGAATCCCGTCAGGCCGGCGCCGAAGCCAAAGTGAAATGTGACACGGCGACCAAACACGCGTAATCTACAACACGAATTGACACTGAATGGACCACTCGCAACACAACAACATCGTCAATTTCATCTGGGGCATCGCTGACGATGTGCTCCGGGACGTGTACGTCCGAGGGAAATACCGCGACGTTGACCTGCCCCCGGTTACGGAACCAGCCAGTATGTTGAGTGCTGTTTGTTTTGACCTTGCCCCCGAGTCTGTACCACCGCGTGTGTCAGGATTCGGCTTCAGCGAGTGCCGGCGCGCCGGCACTCGCTGAAGCCGCGAACTCCGCGGGCGTCCGGTCGCCCAGGCTGCTGTGCGGCCGGACTTCGTTGTAGTCAGCCCTCCACGCCTCGACTTTCTCGACCGCGTCGGCCAGGTCGGGGAACCAGTGCTGATTCAGGCACTCCTGCCGGAACCGGCCATTGAATGACTCGATGAACGCGTTATCCGTCGGCTTTCCAGGACTACTGAAGTCGAGGGTCACTTTATTAACGTACGCCCACCAGTCCAGAGACTTCGAGATGAACTCGGGACCATTGTCGACACGGATCGAAGCGGGCACGGCCCCACGTTCCGTCCGGACCGCTTCTTAGACCGAGACGACGTCGTCGCCGGTCAGCCGTTGCCCGACCCGGATCGCCAGGCTCTCGCGGATAAAGTAATCGACTAACGTCAACAGCCGGAATCGGCGGCCGTCGAACAGCTGATCGGACATGAAGTCCATGCTCCAGCTCTCATCCGCCCGACCGGCCCGAGGACGCTCCCTACGCTCCCGTCCGGCGTCAAATGCTGATGATGCTACGAGAGGTCAATCGAGTTCGCAAAGTGGCGGGACGCGAGCAATTGCCTCATGAAATCCTGCCGCTACGAAGGCGAGTCATCCGGCCATTCGAGGAACGCTCCCATCCAACTGCGACAGTTCACAGCATCGCCTTTGGCAACCGTGAGGCGAGAGATCAGCCAAAAAACTGAATCAGTCGTCATGAATCGAAATGAGATCGACGCTGGGGAGTTGTCCAATTACTGTTCTGCGGCATCGACATTGACTCAGCCGACAAATCGACGAATACTATAATGATCTAACCAGTCGTCCTTTCCGACGTGAATCACTCTTTCCGACCCAATGTTGGCCCGCCTCATTCACCTGCTGATGTGCATAACCGTGCTGGTTTGTCCGGCGATGGGTGGGGTGTGTTGTGGAGTGTCGGAAAGTTCGGCTGCTGTGGTTGGCGGTTGTGAAGATCATTGCTGCTGCGATGCTGAGCATGATGAAGTTCCGGTGGCTCCTGAATGCCCGGAGCCTTGCCATGATTGTTTCTGTGCTGGTGCGTTGCCACCGGGATTTGGCGCTTCGGTGGAATTGGCTGGGGTGGTTGATGTCTCGGCTGTCGCTCCTATCGAAGTCTGTGCTGCCGCAACTAGCACTCAGCGTCTCGAAATTGCTTCGCGAGACGAATCGCCGCCGCATGGGCGTGCCCTGCTGACGTCTTACTGCCGGTTTTTGCTGTAAGACACTCTGCTTGCCGTTTCTCCGGCTGCACTTCGATGTGACTGTTTGTTGCTTCGTGCTGCGCTGCTGTGAAGCGGCCCTTTTCGTTTGCTCGGCGACAAGCATCGACTGAGTGTCTTTCCTTTTCAGCAGAAGCAGTGCCATGTCGGATGTCATTTCCTCGCCGAAGGTCTCGGCAGAATCGCCGCCATCAACGCCGGTTGTCGAAACGCAACCCGTCACCAGCGAGAATCGCGACGAAACACACACACAACGTAAACAGTCGCCCGTCCGGCGGTTGGCTGCCGTCGTGGTTTCATGGATACCATCGGTTGCCGTCGTTGGCGGATTGGCCGCGTTGGCGTGGTATGGCCATCACAACGATTGGAAGCTGCCGAGCTTGGCGGCAACGACATCACCGGAAGCCAATGCTCCGGCGTGGTGCGACAGTCATGGTGTGCCGGAAGAAGAGTGCATCAACTGTGTGCCGGGACTGATCGAAGACCCGCCAAAGCTGACGTTCTGCGAATTCCACGGCGTCCACCGGTGTGTGCTTCATGACCCTTCGCTGGCGGAAACCAAATCGCCAGTCGAAGTAACGGCTGCTGATCTGGAACGCGCAGAGCGTGCGTTGGCCGTTCGACCTCGGCGAGAGAACCTCTCGCTAAGCCAGTTACCCGGTTCGCGAATCCAATTTGCATCTGTCGACGCCATGCAGAGTGCTGGTGTTGACGTGGAACCGGTGCAGCGGCAGCCAATCGTCGAAAGTGTCGCGACGGCTGGCGAGATTCGCTACGACGCCACGAAGACGGCTCAAGTTTCACCGCCTGCGGACGGCATCGTCAAGCAGGTGCTGGTGAATGTCGGTGATTGGGTGGAAGCAGATCAAGTCTTGGCAATCGTCGATTCCGAGAAAGTGGGACGGCTAAAATCCGAACTCCTTTCAGCGTTATCCGATGAACGCCTGAAACAAGACGCCGTTCGTCGCATTGAACCGCTTGCCAACCGCAACGTCATCCCCGGAAAGCGTTTGCTAGAGAGTCAGACTGAACTCCAGCAGGCAACTTCGCTGGTTGAGAAGACAGTTCGTTCTCTCGACAACCTTGGCTTGCCAGTTGATCTGAAACAACTGCGTTCGCTCCAACCGGATGAAGCCAAAGCGGCGGTTCGTAAATTGGGCACGGAACGAATCAAGGATCGCGGCAGCAGCGATAACCTGATTGCCGTGGTTGCTCCTTTGGCTGGTCGGGTCGTTGATCGGGAAACGGTGGTCGGCGAGGTTGTCGATCGTGGGTCGCAAATGTTCCGGCTTTCAGACACACGAACTGTATGGCTCGATCTTCGCGTCGCGGCAGAAGAAGCATCACTGGCAAACATCGGACAGGAAGTTCGGTACCTGCCGGATGGTCAGACTGCTGAGCATCGCGGCACGGTCATGACCTGCCCCCGGTAACGGAACCAGTCAGTATTTTGAGTGTTCTTTGTTCATTGATCCAGCCCGTTCGGGCTGTGGAGGCGTAGCCGGAACAGGCCGAACGGGCTGGATCGCCTCCGGAGCCGGCGGCCGGTAGCCCAGTGAGCTGTGCGGCCGGACGGTGTTGTACGCCCGCCGCCACCGTTCGATCAGCACCTTCGCCTCCAGCAGCGTGTCGAGACGCTCGCGGGCCAGGAACTCGTCCCGGAACTTCCCGTTGAACGACTCGATGAAGCCGTTCTCCCACGGGCTGCCTGGTTCGATGAACAGCGTCTTCACGCCGACGCGGGCGAGCCACTCGCGGACCGCCTTGGCGGTGAACTCCGGCCCATTGTCGCTGCGGATGTAGGCCGGGACGCCACGCCGGACGAACAGATCGCTCAGGCGTTCGAGGACGTGCTCGCTTTTGAGACTTCGGGCCACATCGATCGCCAGGCACTCGCGGGTGTGTTCGTCGATCAGCGTCAACATGCGGAGCGGCTTCCCGTCGGCCGTGCGGTCGGCCACGAAGTCATAACTCCACACGTGGTCTTTGTGTGTCGGCCGTAGCCGCACGCACGAACCGTCGTGGAGCCACAGACGCCCGCGTTTCGGCTGCTTTTGTGGCACTTTCAGGCCCTCCCGACGCCAGATCCGCTCGACCCGCTTGTGGTTCACCGCCCAGCCCTCGGCTCTTAATAACGCGGTCACTCGGCGATACCCGTAGCGGCCATACTTCGTCGCCAACGCGACGATCCGTCGTACCAGTCGCGGCTCATCCGGCGGTACGTGACGCTCCCGACGTTGCGTGCTCCGGGGCTGGCCGAGGACGTGACAGGCCCTCCGTTCCGAGACCTTCTCTCGGCCGAGAGAGTCGCGGGCGTACTCGACCGCCGCCGATCGCTTCGCCGGGCTCAGAAGTTTCCCGACGCCGCCTCACGCAAGATGGCTTTGTCGAGTTCGGCTTCGGCCAAGAGCTTCTTGAGGCGGGCGTTCTCCCGCTCCATCTCTTTGAGTCGTTTCGCTTGGTCGAGCCGCAGGCCGCCGTACTCCTTCTTCCACCGGTAGTAGGTCTGCTCGGTCACACCGATCTGGCGGCAAGCCTCCGGAACGGTCTGTCCCTGGGCCAAGGCGACTTCGGCCTCACGCAGCTTGGAGATGATCTGCTCTGGAGTGTGCTTCTTCCCTCGCGGCATTGTGCTTTCCCCTTCGGATGCGTCCGTGATCCGTCAAAACTCCGACAGACCATGGACTCGTTCAAGGGGGGCAGGTCAGTTTGGTGAGGTGGTTGACGCCCTACAGGAGAACAATCGCAACGTAGGTGGCGGCAATGTAGATCGCATGGGCGAAATGCTGTTGGTGCAGGGGTTGGGCCGCACGACCAACATTCCGCAAATTGAAAATATCGTCATCAAAGCGGTGGGTGGAGTGCCCG contains:
- a CDS encoding carbon storage regulator, whose product is MLVISRKSGEELVIGDSIVIRVERTGSNRVKLAIQAPPHVPIRRDSECAPPPRAVAASH
- a CDS encoding sulfatase family protein; translated protein: MSVAGHILRAAYGGVAVVSCFFGASLASAAPNVLWINCEDLSPAAIGCYGSEYATTPNIDRLAAEGIVYENASSWAPICGPARSTFVTGVYASSLGTQHLHSHVELPQPIEPLPRMLMQKGYFTSNWGKTGWNTSQDNAFSYWNTQDYAPWRKRKEGQPFFCTFVLGTTHEGPANKQAKYDQLTASLPEKSFHDPAEAQVPPYFPDTPEMRSIWAGYHDLATVLDGQVGEILTALEKDGLAEETIVVFFSDHGFGLPRHKRWLNWSGLHVPFIVRVPEAYREMATSGPGSREERLVSFVDLAPTTLSLMGEPVPDYMQGQQFLGPDVASPRKLIYGARSRADDMQELSRSVFDGRYFYVRNYMPHLPYIQPGWIYGEEKRSFLELYRAEDAGRMPADSALLMADEKPLEELYDLHTDPHEIENLASKAEFASILKSMRKRNREHILETRDTGFLTEAEWERRLQPGETRYEVARVVNRVSRPRYELELILDAAERVGDRDVSVGRLRYWLRSLDSGTRYWSAMAMVADPKMAEALKTYLAARLDDDSDSVAIMSAQALLQIAPGHAAAKGVLFEGVRSKSPLIALLAARQVMLAGEAVCPLPDDFPALLEEYRGKGKTGRGSRPYGPPIVGSLRYALKNCDANE
- a CDS encoding AAA family ATPase → MQRLKEIPAQLASDPLKLAKELRTRAGRIDALRSTLLKASSALSDEAIEATKALAEDSATKMKAAQVAAKTNFADDPLQNIGEQVWRQLWEAARKYSEVSYPDRDFPVTDGDDAVCVLCQQPLGEDAKDRLNRFEQFVRDDSAQQAAKAKEALRNAVGKVEGLGLLGDALREQLKDVESGDKQLLPSVRGQLATLIRRLRAIKQGYQSGQWDFPLPGTLENIDTKLSTLVSSTNAKAVDVEKSADQEERQRLETELAELKAREWLATVLGDVKEHLDRLAQIDKLKKALKETRTNRTTIKSKELAKAYVTDQLRDAFATEIKKMQQGVRRLNVELVPTAGEFGSSYYRVQLVGASKADIGTIVSEGEHRCIALAGFLSELATEPCKSTVIFDDPVTSLDHHWRGCFAQRLVEEAADRQVIVFTHDIVFLHDLASGAEQNDVPIELRRVQSNRDSCGFVNDGLPWIAQKTLPRIDELEKRARATRSDFDAHNDDEYERSIGAVYNELRATVERAVEEKLFLGIVMRHQDYISLKYLKKVTAITTDHCERLQKLFQRCCDITSAHDRSSLRGFGVPSPDDALDDLRELRAIVDDLKDKQKAVS
- a CDS encoding helix-turn-helix domain-containing protein; this translates as MPATNEFLLVKQAAELLGVSANTVRAWASTGKLQEYRHPVNNYRLFKRSEVERLSLNIENPNPVRPAPKPK
- a CDS encoding efflux RND transporter periplasmic adaptor subunit, which translates into the protein MSDVISSPKVSAESPPSTPVVETQPVTSENRDETHTQRKQSPVRRLAAVVVSWIPSVAVVGGLAALAWYGHHNDWKLPSLAATTSPEANAPAWCDSHGVPEEECINCVPGLIEDPPKLTFCEFHGVHRCVLHDPSLAETKSPVEVTAADLERAERALAVRPRRENLSLSQLPGSRIQFASVDAMQSAGVDVEPVQRQPIVESVATAGEIRYDATKTAQVSPPADGIVKQVLVNVGDWVEADQVLAIVDSEKVGRLKSELLSALSDERLKQDAVRRIEPLANRNVIPGKRLLESQTELQQATSLVEKTVRSLDNLGLPVDLKQLRSLQPDEAKAAVRKLGTERIKDRGSSDNLIAVVAPLAGRVVDRETVVGEVVDRGSQMFRLSDTRTVWLDLRVAAEEASLANIGQEVRYLPDGQTAEHRGTVMTCPR
- a CDS encoding IS3 family transposase (programmed frameshift) codes for the protein MPRGKKHTPEQIISKLREAEVALAQGQTVPEACRQIGVTEQTYYRWKKEYGGLRLDQAKRLKEMERENARLKKLLAEAELDKAILREAAFGKLLSPAKRSAAVEYARDSLGREKVSERRACHVLGQPRSTQRRERHVPPDEPRLVRRIVALATKYGRYGYRRVTALLRAEGWAVNHKRVERIWRREGLKVPQKQPKRGRLWLHDGSCVRLRPTHKDHVWSYDFVADRTADGKPLRMLTLIDEHTRECLAIDVARSLKSEHVLERLSDLFVRRGVPAYIRSDNGPEFTAKAVREWLARVGVKTLFIEPGSPWENGFIESFNGKFRDEFLARERLDTLLEAKVLIERWRRAYNTVRPHSSLGYRPPAPEAIQPVRPVPATPPQPERAGSMNKEHSKY